In the Cheilinus undulatus linkage group 19, ASM1832078v1, whole genome shotgun sequence genome, one interval contains:
- the arhgap29a gene encoding rho GTPase-activating protein 29 isoform X2 has product MGDVENGSVLGLPLTKRSRSFENISVESGGSGPEKDDPPGPSPPMRAEEVDRTLQQQDNGVETALLYAKAWSKYTKELLAWVEKRLNMDIECAKSYAKMAESAKTLASQQEYMPFRETYMTAFKNDIEYSQLVLQTAAILQSNKFMQPLITRKNELDKLRKEVKEQWQRELKKMNEADSALKKARLLQAQRQEEYEKAKVSTSRLEEEQMGGGGGAAAFKQLEKRRRLEEEALQKAEEAKEHCTACQLDVGVKRVELAKTKSVIITQIREMVSQCDLTFKAVTVNWFQLQQAQVVSLPVNHQTLCENAKQYEPGQRYIDFVRSLPSDGPRLEPHSFDIAVTQNTGMPLNKRSLSASHSSHSNLSQGSVTSDPLCVEDVDSPVNAQHAKIAERRSNSSTDIQALRIQAPFRPWASTSQGGGMCSDSESAGGSSESRSMDSPTASPGDFKRRLPRTPSTGTMSSADDLDDREPPSPSDTGLSEMIIETASSPGPFRNTQMSKAAQTHKLRKLRAPSKCRECDGLVVFHGAECEECSLACHKKCLETLAIQCGHKKLQGRLHLFGIDFTQAAKNSQDGIPFIIRKCTSEIENRALNIKGIYRVNGAKSRVEKLCQAFENGKHLVELSELYPHDISNVLKLYLRQLPEPLILFRYYNDFIGLAKESQSIIVEELEALRLSPIPVNPAQVSVDLNRVLFKIKDLLKQLPPAHYKTLQFLIEHLHRVTERSEENKMTASNLGIIFGPTLIKPRQVDAEVSLSSLVDYPYQALIIELLIRHYQMVFDTPLSPLSSSSPTEIDAQSRPDTHLTQQEKEQQLSRHSKSLGDIKEQSSKVYKRHSSIIPSSHLLAEVQESMPNLDGRDFQAADQVDSEAFNGVLSSGIPEVEKPGEGLLRRYQLNTVTRVQLRHPRHKLSSRPVSMPAEHSPNRGQEDENNSRNSSEPDDRRGGSIDQSIEEVDESENAKTRAGTHYRSTFIDTQTLRRTWDKQYKHEVTPRSVKIMANSPSENTATDSSSLSTSVPLSSSPFSLGSNIYPNRPYTVAVRANRTLRREDNVTKYSHVVTAFRAPRTLQPPPGTFYKPPPGSKTKTLQNFALANSAEEEEEEDEEDEDEEEELGLGLEIEVSVDEPLEEEAEQAVMSQSPSSSPEELGQNQAKPVYQRLRPRRLQEVEHREAHFV; this is encoded by the exons TCGGTGGAATCTGGAGGATCCGGTCCAGAGAAAGATGATCCGCCAG GTCCGTCTCCACCCATGCGGGCGGAGGAGGTGGACCGGACGCTGCAGCAGCAGGACAACGGAGTGGAAACGGCGCTGCTTTATGCCAAGGCCTGGTCCAAATACACCAAAGAGCTGCTGGCCTGGGTGGAGAAACGCCTCAATATGG ATATTGAGTGTGCCAAGAGTTACGCAAAAATGGCAGAATCCGCCAAGACCCTGGCAAGCCAACAG GAATACATGCCTTTCCGTGAAACCTACATGACTGCTTTCAAAAATGACATCGAATACAGCCAGCTGGTACTTCAAACTGCAGCGATTCTCCAAAGCAACAAATTCATGCAG CCTCTCATCACCAGAAAGAATGAGCTGGACAAACTACGAAAGGAGGTCAAGGAGCAGTGGCAGAGAGAGCTGAAGAAAATG AATGAAGCAGACAGTGCTCTGAAGAAGGCCCGGCTGCTGCAGGCTCAGCGGCAGGAAGAGTACGAGAAAGCCAAGGTATCTACCAGCAGGCTGGAGGAGGAGCAGatgggaggaggtggaggagcagcagcattCAAACAGCTGGAGAAAAGGCGCAGGCTGGAGGAGGAGGCCTTGCAGAAG GCCGAGGAGGCCAAAGAGCACTGCACCGCCTGTCAGCTGGATGTTGGTGTGAAGAGAGTCGAGTTGGCCAAAACCAAGAGTGTCATCATAACTCAGATCAGAGAGATGGTCTCTCAGTGTGACCTCACCTTTAAGGCT GTGACGGTGAATTGGTTCCAGCTCCAGCAGGCTCAGGTTGTTTCTCTCCCAGTGAACCATCAGACTCTGTGTGAAAACGCCAAACAGTACGAGCCGGGTCAGCGCTACATTGACTTTGTGAGGAGTTTACCGAGTGACGGGCCCCGACTGGAGCCGCACTCGTTTGACATTGCTGTCACACAAAACACAGG GATGCCTTTAAACAAGCGCTCTCTGAGTGCCAGCCACTCCTCCCACAGTAACCTGTCCCAGGGGTCTGTGACCTCTGACCCCCTCTGTGTGGAAGACGTGGACAGTCCCGTTAACGCCCAACATGCCAAGATCGCAGAGAGGCGCTCCAACAGCAGCACTGACATCCAAG CACTTCGGATTCAGGCTCCGTTTCGCCCATGGGCCTCAACGagtcagggtggagggatgtgCAGTGACTCAGAAAGTGCAGGAGGGAGCAGCGAGTCTCGCTCCATGGATTCACCAACTGCAAGTCCAG GAGACTTCAAGAGGAGATTACCCAGAACCCCCTCTACTGGCACCATGTCATCTGCTGATGACCTAGATGACAGGGAGCCTCCCTCACCTTCTGATACAG GATTGAGTGAGATGATTATTGAAACAGCCAGCTCCCCAGGTCCCTTCAGAAACACCCAGATGTCCAAAGCTGCTCAGACACACAAACTCAGGAAGCTAAGAGCTCCTTCCAAGTGTCGCGAGTGTGACGGCCTGGTGGTGTTTCACGGAGCAGAGTGTGAGGAG TGTTCGCTGGCTTGTCACAAGAAATGTCTGGAGACCCTGGCCATCCAGTGTGGCCATAAGAAGCTTCAGGGAAGACTTCATTTGTTTGGCATCGACTTCACTCAGGCAGCCAAAAACAGCCAGGATGGGATCCCCTTCATTATACGGAAGTGCACATCAGAAATCGAGAATAGAGCACTCAATATTAAG GGTATTTACCGTGTGAATGGTGCCAAGTCTAGGGTAGAAAAGCTGTGCCAGGCGTTTGAGAATGGAAAGCACCTGGTGGAGCTCTCTGAGCTTTATCCCCACGACATCAGCAACGTGCTGAAACTCTACCTGAGACAG CTTCCAGAGCCGCTCATCCTTTTCCGATACTATAACGACTTTATCGGTTTGGCAAAGGAGAGTCAGAGCATCATTGTGGAGGAGCTCGAGGCGCTGAGACTCAGTCCAATCCCAGTGAACCCAGCACAAGTCAGCGTGGATCTGAACCGAGTCCTCTTCAAGATCAAGGACCTGCTGAAACAGCTGCCACCAGCCCATTATAAGACGCTGCAGTTCCTCATAGAGCACCTGCATCG GGTAACGGAGCGatcagaggaaaataaaatgacagcGAGTAACCTTGGGATCATCTTTGGTCCAACGCTGATCAAACCAAGGCAGGTAGATGCTGAAgtttccctctcctctctggtGGATTACCCATATCAAGCCCTTATCATTGAGCTCCTCATCAGACACTACCAGATGGTGTTTGATACCCCCCTCAGCCCACTTAGCAGCTCCTCACCCACAGAGATCGATGCCCAGTCGCGCCCTGACACCCACCTCACACAGCAGGAGAAAGAGCAGCAGCTGAGCAGACACTCAAAGTCGCTGGGAGACATCAAGGAG CAGAGCTCCAAGGTGTATAAGAGACATTCCTCCATCATTCCTTCTTCACATTTATTGGCTGAAGTTCAGGAGTCGATGCCAAATCTCGATGGGAGAGACTTTCAAGCCg CTGATCAAGTGGATTCAGAGGCCTTCAATGGAGTTTTGTCATCAGGCATCCCTGAGGTCGAGAAACCCGGTGAAGGACTCCTTCGCAGATATCAACTAAACACTGTCACCAGAGTCCAGCTCCGACACCCTCGACACAAACTGTCCTCTCGGCCGGTGAGCATGCCCGCTGAACACTCTCCAAACCGAGGACAAGAGGACGagaacaacagcagaaacagctCTGAACCAGATGACAGGAGGGGAGGGAGCATTGATCAGTCCATCGAGGAGGTGGACGAATCTGAGAATGCTAAAACACGAGCAGGGACTCATTACAGGAGTACATTCATAGACACTCAGACGTTACGCAGAACTTGGGACAAACAGTACAAGCATGAAGTTACCCCTAGAAGTGTTAAAATAATGGCCAATTCTCCTTCAGAGAATACAGCAACAGATTCCAGCAGCTTATCAACGTCAGTGCCGTTGTCCTCTTCACCTTTCTCTCTTGGGAGCAACATCTACCCTAACAGACCATACACTGTGGCAGTGCGAGCCAACAGGACTTTAAGGCGGGAGGACAACGTGACCAAATACAGCCATGTGGTGACAGCTTTCAGGGCTCCTAGGACTCTGCAGCCTCCTCCAGGGACTTTCTACAAGCCCCCGCCTGGGAGCAAAACTAAAACTCTGCAGAACTTTGCTTTAGCTAACAGcgctgaggaggaagaggaagaagatgaggaggatgaggacgaggaggaggaatTGGGGCTGGGTCTTGAGATAGAGGTGTCTGTGGATGAACCTctggaggaggaggctgagcaGGCTGTCATGTCTCAGTCTCCTAGCTCTAGCCCAGAGGAACTGGGCCAAAACCAGGCCAAACCAGTTTATCAGAGACTGAGGCCCAGACGGCTGCAAGAGGTTGAACACAGAGAGGCTCACTTTGTTTAA